A segment of the Corallococcus silvisoli genome:
CGTGCGGCGCTGGCCGCCGCTGTCGCCGAGGCCGGCGGGGATTTAGAGGTCATCGACGATGCGGGGGCCACGTTCCACCGCAACCTTCCGCAGGTGGGCCGGGCGGCGGCGGCGTGGCTCCAGCGGCTGGCGGGGGGGTAGGGCGGGGGTGCAAACCTCCGGACTTCTTCACGTTTCTTCACCCCGGCCGCCTTGCATGGCCGGCCGGGGGACGGACAGACTGGTGGGGCAGACCCAATCGTCCCGCCATTCGTTCGTAGTGGGTCTTCGAGGCGTCATCGTTCAAGGAGTATCCCGATGCGGATGAAGCGATGGAACGTGGTTCTCGCGGCGCTGGCCCTGTCGGCCTCGGCGTGTGCTTCTGCGTCGCGGGAGCCGGAGGTCCCGGCCGGGCAGGACGTGGCCGCCGCCGAGGCGGAGGTGGCCCGGGCCGTGGCGGAGGGCTCCGTCGACGTCGTGTCGAACGCCATCGTGGTGGACTTCAAGGACGGCACCACCAAGGCCCAGTTCGACGCCTGGGAGCAGGAGTGGGGGGTGGACCTGGAGTTCAACTCCCTGGAGGGCCCCAGCAATGGCATCACGCTGGCGGTGGGCGTGGGCAACGTGGAGGACGTGCTCCAGCGCATCCGCCAGAACCCCGCGGTGGAGTCCGCCGAGCCGCTCATGCAGGTGCGCACGAGCTACACGCCGAACGACCCCCAGTATGAGTCCCAGTGGAACCTCCGGATGATCGACATGCCGAAGGCCTGGGACGGCAACCGAGGCAAGGGCGTGGTGGTGGCGGTCATCGACACGGGCATCGCCTACGAGGACTACGGCGACTTCAAGCAGGTGCCGGACCTGAAGGGCGTGTCGTTCGTGAAGGGCTATGACTTCGTCAACGACGACGAGCACGCCAACGACGACCACGGCCACGGCACGCACGTGGCGGGCACCATCGCGCAGGCGACCAACAACGGCGAGGGCGTGGCGGGCGTGGCGTTCGACGCGACGTTGATGCCCCTGAAGGTGCTGAACCACTTCGGCAGTGGCACGACGGCGGACATCGCGGACGCCATCCGCTTCGCGGCGGACCACGACGCGAAGGTCATCAACATGTCGCTGGGCGGTGGCCTCTACTCCCAGGTCATGGCGAACGCGGTGGAGTACGCGCGCAAGAAGGGCGTCACCGTGGTGGCCGCGGCGGGCAACACCGGGCGCGGCCGGGTGGAGTTCCCCGCGGCATACCCGGGCGTGGTGGCGGTGGGCGCGGTGGGGCCGGACGGCACGCGCGCCCCCTATTCGTCCTACGGCAAGGAGTTGGACATCGCGGCGCCCGGTGGTGACAAGCGCCAGGGGGACTCGGGCGGCATCCTGCAGAACACCATCGACCCGCGCGACCCGTCGCGCTCCGTCTACGCCTGGTACCAGGGCACCAGCATGGCCGCCCCGCACGTGGCCGCCGTCGCGGCGATGCTCTACGGCGCGGGCGCCACCACTCCGGACGAGGTGGAGCAGGCGCTCTACGCCGGCGCGAAGGGGTCGGGGGACCGGGCCTGGTCGGAGCAGTATGGCCACGGTGTGCTCAACGCCAGCGCGTCGATGCAGGTGTTCACGGGCGGCTCGCCCCGCTGGCCCTCGCTGGGGTGGGCCGCGGCGCTGCTCGCGCTGGTGCTGCTCACGCTGCGCGGCCGCGAGCGTCCGGGCTACCTCAACGTGCTCTTCCGCCCGGCGTTCCTCGTGCCGCTGGTCCTCTCCACGGTGGGCTTCTTCTTCCTGCGCACCTGGTTCACGGGCGCTTCGGGGGCGGCTGGTGAGGTGGTGAGCGTGGCGTCGCTGCCCATCCCGGACTGGCAGCGCATCATCTTCGGCCGGAACACGGTGAGCCCTCTGTTCTACAGCGCGCTCATTCCCCTGGTGCTGTCGCTGCCGGCCATCGCGTGGCGGGGCTTCCGTCCGGCGGTGGGCGGACTGGCGCTCGGGTTCGCGGGCTTCCTGGCCTACGCGGCGTGGGTGGGCGCTCCGGCGCTGGCGTGGATGCCCTTCACCTTCCTGGCGAAGCCGTGGCTGGGCTTCAACACGGTGGTGTGCCTCGTCATCGCTCGCGCGATGCTCAAGCGGGAGGACGCGTGAAGCTCTCCGGCACGGTGCAGTACCAGGACCTCGAGGGCGGTGTGTGGGTCCTCAAGGCCGATGACGGCAAGACGTACCAGCTGGCCGGCGGCGACCGGAAGATCAAGAAGGACGGTCAGCGCATCTCCGCCGAGGGCAGCATCCAACGGGACACCGTCACCGCCGCCATGGTGGGGCCGGTGTTCCACGTCACCACGTACAAGGCGGACTGACGCGACGCCCGGGGGGACTCCTCCCGGGCCTCAGCGCGAGGGCTTCTTCTTGTCGGGAGGCCCATACGCCTCCGACTGCCGAAGCCGCTCCTCTTCGTAGCGTTCCATGGGGGCCTGGCCCTTGCGCACGGCCACTCGCAGCTGCTGCAGGGCCTTGCGCTCGGCCTGGAGGGCCGGATCGGCGTCCTTCTTCAGCGGCGTCACCGGGTGTTGGACGTCGTAGACGCTCAGCGATACGCCACGACCATCCACCACGGCCAGTCCCACCAGGGACAGCGTGGCCAGCAGCACCCACGGCAGGATCTGCACGGCGAAGAGGGGCACGGACTTCGTCGCGCGCACCTCCTCGTCCCCCGCTGGGGCTCCGCGTCCCCAGATGGAGGGGAAGTGTTGGGACGCGGCGCGCAGGCCCAGCAGCGCGGACCACCCCACGAGCGCCAGCCCCAGCACGGCCCGCCAGTCCGTCACGTCATCCGTCCCCGCGTCCTTCGCCAGCCCCGAGTGCGTCGCGGCGAGGAACAGCGCCGATGAGACGATGTTGTTGGCCGCGTGCGCGGCGATGCCGGGCCAC
Coding sequences within it:
- a CDS encoding S8 family serine peptidase codes for the protein MRMKRWNVVLAALALSASACASASREPEVPAGQDVAAAEAEVARAVAEGSVDVVSNAIVVDFKDGTTKAQFDAWEQEWGVDLEFNSLEGPSNGITLAVGVGNVEDVLQRIRQNPAVESAEPLMQVRTSYTPNDPQYESQWNLRMIDMPKAWDGNRGKGVVVAVIDTGIAYEDYGDFKQVPDLKGVSFVKGYDFVNDDEHANDDHGHGTHVAGTIAQATNNGEGVAGVAFDATLMPLKVLNHFGSGTTADIADAIRFAADHDAKVINMSLGGGLYSQVMANAVEYARKKGVTVVAAAGNTGRGRVEFPAAYPGVVAVGAVGPDGTRAPYSSYGKELDIAAPGGDKRQGDSGGILQNTIDPRDPSRSVYAWYQGTSMAAPHVAAVAAMLYGAGATTPDEVEQALYAGAKGSGDRAWSEQYGHGVLNASASMQVFTGGSPRWPSLGWAAALLALVLLTLRGRERPGYLNVLFRPAFLVPLVLSTVGFFFLRTWFTGASGAAGEVVSVASLPIPDWQRIIFGRNTVSPLFYSALIPLVLSLPAIAWRGFRPAVGGLALGFAGFLAYAAWVGAPALAWMPFTFLAKPWLGFNTVVCLVIARAMLKREDA
- a CDS encoding DUF5818 domain-containing protein; translation: MKLSGTVQYQDLEGGVWVLKADDGKTYQLAGGDRKIKKDGQRISAEGSIQRDTVTAAMVGPVFHVTTYKAD